In the Dendrosporobacter quercicolus genome, GGACCTCTTTCATCCCCTCAAAAATAGGTTTTGCAGCATCTATATCGGTTTTCAAACCGGAAATGACAATTTGCGCAGGACTGTTATAATTCGCAAGATCGATACTCTCTAAATTGTACCGCTGTAAAGCAGCGGCAATTTGCTGTTCATTTAACCCAATCACAGCGGCCATCCCTCCGCCGGTAGCCAGACTCATCAGTTCTCCTCTCTTTTTGACAAGGATCAGGCCTCTTGCAAAATCAAATCCACCCGCCGCAAGGATCGCATTATATTCTCCCAGGCTGTGACCGGCGACAAAATCCGGTTTTCTCCCGGTTTCTTTGATTCTTTTCAAGTAACTAAGCGCATTCACAACATATAGCGCCGGCTGCGTATATTGCGTCTGACTTAAATTGCCGTTTGGGTCTTCCAGACAAAGTTCTTTAATAGAATATCCCAGAATCTCATCGGCTTGCGCTGTTAATTCCTTAAATTCGTCAAATAACCCCCCACCCATTCCTTTAGCCTGAGAACCCTGACCGGGAAAAATATAAGTAAGCATTTTTTTATCCCCTTTCCTATTTTAATGATAAACACCACGCTTACGATTTATTGTCATTTCTTAAAATTTTTTCAACTTTGCCATCTCCTGGTCGAACGGAGTCAAGATGTCATAAAATTGTGATGCAGACCCTTTCGCCAAGCTATATTTCACAAAGTTGGCCAATGTGCCGGAAGGTCCCAAATCAATATAGCGAAAATGCATGTGTTCTTCAAGTTTCAGTATGGTTCTTTGAAACAGGACCGGTTGTCTGACAATATCCCAAAAAAACTCTGGGCGGATATCCGTAATACGGTCACTCAACAAGCATGAAATCATTGGTATTTTAGGTTTTCCAAAGGACTTTTTATATAGGAATTTTTTGTATTCACCTCCTGCCGGCTGAATGTTTTGGGAATGAAATCCATAACCAACAGGAAGTACAAAATGGGGTATTCTTTGCAGCTGTAAATATTTTTCAATATTTAATTGATGTCGATGATCGCCGGCAATGACAAAATGAGAGGAATAATTCACAGCAGCCAGTTCCAGGCCGCAAAAATTGTCAGCGGCTTGATGCAACAGCTTCAGATTGTGAAGGATTGCGATCATGCTTCCGGTTTGACAATGCCTTTCAATTACCGCCGCTTGCTCTAGAATACAAATTAAAGCGTCTTCCGGTGCAACAACCCCGGCGACTGCCGCCGCGGCAAACTCGCCTAAACTTGCGCCCAATACATAATCAGGCTCAATTCCGCGTTCAATCAATACGCGGGCTAAAGAGTATTCCACCATAAAAATCCCCGGATGGGTGTATAACAGGGGTTTAAAGCTATCCGCCTTGCTTTTGGTCTGATTGTAAATTTCGTCAATCATTGAAAGGCCGGAGTATTGGTACGCGATGTCATTTAATTTGGTTAGCCAGTGTCTAAATACGGCATTTTGCCGATACAACTCTTTACCCATGTGATAATACTGCGACCCTTGACCTGAGAACATAAAAACAATGGGTTTGTTCAATAAGCATCACCCTTTCTCATTGATAAAGCTAAACCAACCGGGATGCATGGACCTAATCAACTTTGGAATTATTTGACATTTGATGTAATTATTGCTACAATTTTCACATTAAATTGTGTTCTTATTTGCGAAACTGTTAAAAAAAGGTGAAGCTGATGACTAGCGTTCAAGTATACCAGTTGTATCTTCAATCCTTATCCTTTAAAAACTATTGCTATATCATTGTTGATACAGCAACAAATCTAACAGCCATCATTGATCCGGCCTGGGAATTAGATACTATCGAATTGGCTCTGAATAAACTGAATGCAAAGTTAGTTATGATTTTGTTAACTCATTCCCATCCCGACCATGTCGACCTTGTTCATCCACTGTTAGAAAAATATCAGACGCAGGTTGTAATGTCAGCCAAAGAAATTAATTTCTATGGCTTTTCCTGCAAAAACTTAACGCCAATAGAAAACAATGATTTTCTTAAACTCGGCAATACTATGATAAAGTGCCTTTTAACGCCCGGCCATACGGCCGGCAGTGTGTGTTTTCTTGTCTCAGACAGCTATTTGTTTACCGGGGATACAATATTCATTGAGGGGTGCGGCATCTGTAACAC is a window encoding:
- the fabD gene encoding ACP S-malonyltransferase translates to MLTYIFPGQGSQAKGMGGGLFDEFKELTAQADEILGYSIKELCLEDPNGNLSQTQYTQPALYVVNALSYLKRIKETGRKPDFVAGHSLGEYNAILAAGGFDFARGLILVKKRGELMSLATGGGMAAVIGLNEQQIAAALQRYNLESIDLANYNSPAQIVISGLKTDIDAAKPIFEGMKEVQLFVPLKTSGAFHSRYMESSKQEFAAFLQAITFSELNIPVISNVHARPYRQTEIKQNLVDQITHPVNWTESIRYLLSLGEMEFEELGTGRVLTGLVQRIKREAGPLAVR
- a CDS encoding acyltransferase domain-containing protein; amino-acid sequence: MFSGQGSQYYHMGKELYRQNAVFRHWLTKLNDIAYQYSGLSMIDEIYNQTKSKADSFKPLLYTHPGIFMVEYSLARVLIERGIEPDYVLGASLGEFAAAAVAGVVAPEDALICILEQAAVIERHCQTGSMIAILHNLKLLHQAADNFCGLELAAVNYSSHFVIAGDHRHQLNIEKYLQLQRIPHFVLPVGYGFHSQNIQPAGGEYKKFLYKKSFGKPKIPMISCLLSDRITDIRPEFFWDIVRQPVLFQRTILKLEEHMHFRYIDLGPSGTLANFVKYSLAKGSASQFYDILTPFDQEMAKLKKF
- a CDS encoding MBL fold metallo-hydrolase; this translates as MTSVQVYQLYLQSLSFKNYCYIIVDTATNLTAIIDPAWELDTIELALNKLNAKLVMILLTHSHPDHVDLVHPLLEKYQTQVVMSAKEINFYGFSCKNLTPIENNDFLKLGNTMIKCLLTPGHTAGSVCFLVSDSYLFTGDTIFIEGCGICNTDGGNAEEMYHSIQMIKKTVPPDILVYPAHSYGKKPGYPLSYLFKENIYFQINKLEHFIAFRMRKNQPNPLQFY